A part of Legionella sainthelensi genomic DNA contains:
- a CDS encoding FAD/NAD(P)-binding protein, which yields MISPPYDPYLPLEAIIVERTQESATIFSLHLRFLDPKLHNQFLFYPGQFNMLYLYGVGEVAISIVSDPERKETLTHTIRAIGRVTKALQKLQPGDRIGIRGPFGRGWPLEQAQGKNIIVLTGGLGCAPSVSIIHYILARRENYGHLSILQGVKHSDDFIFRKQYEIWQQSPNTIIHIAADQAGPKWPWAIGYITDMIDKINLTPENTVVMMCGPEMMMNTAVKILTKKGISEHDIYLSMERNMECGIGQCGHCQYGGFFICKDGPIFAYSEIKELFNETGF from the coding sequence GTGATTAGCCCTCCTTATGATCCCTATTTACCATTGGAAGCAATTATTGTAGAACGAACTCAAGAATCGGCCACCATTTTTAGCCTACATTTGCGTTTTCTTGATCCAAAGCTTCATAATCAATTTCTCTTTTACCCAGGGCAATTTAACATGCTTTATCTTTACGGAGTAGGTGAAGTCGCTATTTCCATTGTCTCTGATCCTGAAAGAAAAGAAACATTAACCCATACTATACGCGCCATCGGGAGAGTAACTAAAGCATTACAAAAACTACAGCCTGGAGATCGGATTGGGATACGGGGCCCTTTCGGTCGCGGCTGGCCTCTTGAACAAGCACAAGGAAAAAACATTATAGTCCTCACAGGGGGCTTGGGATGCGCCCCTTCAGTGTCTATTATTCACTATATCTTGGCCCGGAGGGAAAATTATGGCCATTTAAGTATTTTACAAGGGGTAAAGCACAGTGATGATTTTATTTTCAGAAAACAATATGAAATTTGGCAACAATCACCTAATACTATAATTCATATTGCTGCAGATCAGGCAGGCCCCAAATGGCCATGGGCTATAGGGTATATCACAGATATGATTGATAAGATTAACCTAACTCCTGAAAATACTGTAGTAATGATGTGTGGCCCTGAAATGATGATGAATACAGCGGTCAAGATACTCACTAAAAAAGGAATTTCTGAGCACGATATTTATTTGAGTATGGAGAGAAACATGGAATGCGGTATAGGACAATGTGGTCATTGCCAATATGGAGGTTTTTTTATCTGTAAAGATGGTCCCATATTTGCTTATTCCGAAATTAAAGAATTATTCAATGAAACAGGATTTTAA
- a CDS encoding hydrogenase maturation protease gives MNVIKVLGIGSPFGDDQAGWKVAEALKQQLSVCTSISAYVRIESVDRPGIRLIELIKKSDTVFLIDAVRSGGTLGTIHQFTKEDIIGSAPKFSTHNLDILQALQIATALNELPSHLLFYGIEIHTITLDTILSEQVESAIVTLAIQLKTEIIEKLPHGSFLKEN, from the coding sequence ATGAATGTTATAAAGGTTTTGGGTATAGGCTCGCCTTTTGGTGATGATCAAGCAGGATGGAAAGTTGCAGAAGCATTGAAACAACAGCTTTCGGTATGTACCAGCATCTCAGCATACGTACGTATTGAAAGTGTTGATCGTCCAGGAATACGTCTTATTGAATTAATAAAAAAATCGGACACCGTTTTTTTAATTGACGCAGTAAGATCAGGTGGTACATTAGGAACCATTCATCAGTTTACAAAAGAGGACATTATTGGTTCTGCTCCCAAATTCTCAACTCATAACCTAGATATTTTACAAGCACTACAAATAGCGACTGCACTTAATGAGTTACCTAGTCATTTATTATTTTATGGGATTGAAATTCATACAATTACCTTAGACACGATACTTTCAGAACAAGTAGAAAGTGCGATTGTGACGTTAGCGATTCAATTAAAAACTGAAATCATCGAAAAATTGCCCCATGGTTCTTTCTTGAAAGAGAACTAA
- the hypE gene encoding hydrogenase expression/formation protein HypE: MTVEAIKTPKIKAPKLNFKEGLINLTHGSGGRATSQLIDQLFLAAFDNHWLAQKNDQACFSVSSGKMVMTTDAHVISPLFFPGGNIGSLAVHGTINDIAMAGATPLYLSASFILEEGFPLADLKKIVESMAYAARDANIAIITGDTKVVERGKGDGVFITTTGIGVIPEGIHISSECAKPGDCVLISGYIGDHGVAIMAHRNHLSFQTQIESDSASLHALVSCMLDAVPNIHCLRDPTRGGLGTTLNEFASQSNIGFIIDEHKIPIRTEVASACELLGLDALYAANEGKLVAICPPQDADTLLTAMRSHPLGIHAEIIGEVIEDPRNLVQLKTKLGGTRVVDWLVGEQLPRIC; the protein is encoded by the coding sequence ATGACAGTAGAAGCAATAAAAACTCCAAAAATAAAAGCACCAAAACTCAACTTCAAAGAGGGTCTAATAAATTTAACTCATGGAAGCGGCGGACGAGCTACGTCCCAATTAATTGATCAATTGTTTTTAGCTGCTTTTGACAATCACTGGTTAGCACAAAAAAATGATCAGGCCTGTTTTTCAGTATCTTCCGGCAAAATGGTTATGACAACCGATGCACATGTCATTTCACCTTTATTTTTTCCGGGCGGAAATATTGGTTCTCTGGCAGTGCATGGGACAATCAATGATATCGCGATGGCAGGAGCGACCCCCCTGTATTTATCCGCCAGTTTTATTCTGGAAGAAGGATTCCCCCTCGCTGATTTGAAAAAAATTGTCGAGTCAATGGCCTATGCTGCAAGAGATGCCAATATCGCTATAATTACCGGTGATACTAAAGTCGTTGAACGTGGGAAAGGAGATGGTGTATTTATTACAACCACCGGAATTGGTGTAATTCCAGAAGGGATTCATATTTCCAGTGAATGTGCTAAACCAGGTGATTGCGTGCTTATTAGTGGCTATATTGGTGATCATGGAGTTGCGATTATGGCCCATCGTAATCATTTGAGCTTTCAAACTCAGATAGAATCAGACTCTGCTTCCTTACACGCATTAGTCTCGTGTATGCTCGATGCTGTGCCTAATATTCATTGCTTACGAGATCCTACACGTGGAGGTTTAGGAACCACATTAAATGAATTTGCGTCACAATCAAATATTGGTTTTATTATTGATGAACATAAAATTCCTATTCGCACTGAAGTGGCCAGCGCTTGTGAATTATTGGGACTCGATGCTCTATATGCAGCTAATGAAGGAAAATTAGTTGCTATTTGCCCTCCTCAAGATGCAGATACCTTATTAACTGCAATGCGCTCTCATCCCTTAGGAATCCATGCAGAAATCATTGGTGAGGTCATTGAAGACCCACGCAATCTTGTGCAACTTAAAACAAAATTAGGAGGAACGAGAGTTGTCGATTGGTTGGTGGGGGAACAATTGCCACGAATTTGTTAA
- a CDS encoding LicD family protein, protein MTLAQQINPYTADTAFSDGRLRQAQLKMLAMLEVIDSICLKHNLDYWLDAGTLLGAVRHQGFIPWDDDVDIAMPRASYEKFLRIAPTEIPDFMWLQTIHSDPGYFNMATPLKIRDRFSRFIEKHEKGNEPYVQGIFIDVFVYDNMPVDPKQRKRYKFYAKKISRLLSTKYSKVKIGHYPTLYKSIASFLPKSLLEFFLNRIICQANTSKSPYIGRGYNCVGSNLIKHEEIYPLQRITFETKEFNIPKNAETFLIQQYGDYWTLPPEDQRMMRHCKELIPHIDNVTP, encoded by the coding sequence ATGACATTAGCACAGCAAATAAATCCATATACTGCAGATACCGCATTTAGTGATGGCCGATTAAGGCAAGCACAATTAAAAATGCTCGCGATGCTTGAGGTCATTGACTCTATTTGCCTTAAGCATAATTTGGACTATTGGCTTGATGCAGGAACCCTCCTAGGAGCTGTACGACATCAAGGTTTTATCCCATGGGATGATGATGTAGATATTGCCATGCCTCGCGCAAGCTACGAAAAATTTTTACGTATTGCTCCTACAGAAATTCCCGACTTTATGTGGCTCCAAACAATACACAGCGATCCTGGTTATTTTAATATGGCCACGCCGTTAAAAATTAGAGATCGGTTCAGTCGTTTTATTGAAAAACATGAAAAAGGTAATGAACCTTACGTGCAAGGAATCTTTATTGATGTTTTTGTTTATGATAATATGCCTGTAGATCCCAAACAACGCAAGCGTTATAAATTTTATGCAAAAAAAATCTCGCGTTTGTTAAGCACGAAATACAGTAAGGTAAAAATAGGTCATTATCCAACTCTTTATAAGTCTATAGCCTCTTTTTTACCTAAATCTTTGCTTGAATTTTTCCTAAATAGAATTATCTGTCAAGCCAACACCAGTAAAAGCCCTTATATAGGGCGTGGTTATAATTGTGTTGGGAGTAATTTGATAAAACATGAAGAAATTTATCCCCTACAACGCATTACATTTGAAACTAAAGAATTTAATATTCCCAAAAATGCCGAAACATTTCTCATTCAACAATATGGAGATTATTGGACCTTGCCTCCAGAAGACCAAAGAATGATGAGACACTGTAAAGAGCTGATCCCTCATATAGATAATGTGACTCCATAA
- a CDS encoding Ni/Fe hydrogenase subunit alpha — protein MSNTISINVPILARVEGEGALELEIRNRQITSLQLRIYEPPRLFEKFLEGRSYTDVLDLVARICGICPVAYQMTSTQAIEHCFAITPSPWVREMRRLFYCGEWLESHSMHIHFLALPDFLGFKSVPEMAKRYSEEVRRGMRLQAFGNDLIKLLGGRSVHPVGACVGGFYKAPNQAEIKLLLDQAKARVEDSEALIHWLATFSFPDNTHEFTCVSLYHPTEYPFNEGRLVSDHGLNISIDEFDHYFKEKQVPYSTALHCLLQNKPYLVGPLARVNNSFGHLPVSIHLLLQDLKISFPSYNMYYSIIARAVEIHFCILEAIRILEHYETPKEAHPKIIPCTGEGFGCTEAPRGTLWQHFQLDTQGHVKNARIVPPTSQNQARIEDDLRISLNQFGLDKDEDLLRSYSEMIIRNYDPCISCSTHFLTLKVNRE, from the coding sequence ATGAGTAATACGATTTCAATCAATGTCCCTATTTTAGCACGGGTAGAAGGTGAAGGTGCCCTTGAGCTTGAAATTCGCAATCGACAAATCACCTCCTTACAATTAAGAATTTATGAGCCCCCAAGATTGTTTGAAAAATTTTTAGAAGGCAGAAGTTACACAGATGTTTTAGATTTAGTCGCCCGCATTTGTGGTATATGCCCTGTTGCTTATCAAATGACATCAACTCAAGCGATTGAACATTGTTTCGCAATAACCCCCTCCCCTTGGGTACGGGAGATGCGTCGGCTCTTTTACTGCGGTGAATGGTTAGAAAGCCATAGTATGCACATACACTTTTTAGCATTACCCGACTTTTTAGGGTTTAAGTCAGTGCCTGAAATGGCAAAACGCTACTCTGAAGAAGTAAGACGTGGTATGCGCTTACAAGCTTTTGGCAATGATTTAATTAAATTATTGGGTGGCCGCTCCGTACATCCAGTTGGCGCCTGTGTAGGTGGATTTTATAAAGCGCCTAATCAGGCTGAAATCAAGCTTTTATTAGACCAAGCAAAAGCAAGAGTTGAAGATAGCGAGGCATTAATTCACTGGCTGGCAACATTTTCTTTTCCTGATAACACCCATGAATTTACTTGTGTCTCTCTGTATCATCCCACAGAATACCCTTTCAATGAGGGAAGGCTTGTATCTGATCATGGTTTAAATATTAGCATTGATGAGTTTGATCATTATTTTAAAGAAAAACAAGTCCCCTATTCCACTGCATTGCATTGTTTGCTACAAAATAAACCTTATCTCGTAGGCCCTCTCGCGCGCGTCAATAACTCTTTTGGCCACTTACCTGTTTCAATCCATCTTCTTTTACAGGATTTAAAAATTAGTTTCCCTTCATATAATATGTATTACAGTATTATTGCCCGAGCTGTGGAAATTCATTTTTGTATTTTAGAAGCCATTCGAATTTTAGAGCACTATGAGACTCCCAAAGAAGCGCATCCTAAAATCATCCCATGTACAGGAGAAGGCTTTGGGTGCACAGAGGCACCAAGAGGAACTTTATGGCAGCATTTCCAATTGGATACACAAGGACACGTTAAAAACGCACGCATCGTTCCCCCAACAAGTCAAAATCAAGCACGTATAGAAGACGATTTACGTATTTCTTTGAATCAATTTGGCTTGGATAAAGATGAGGATTTATTACGCTCTTACAGTGAAATGATCATTCGCAATTATGATCCATGCATTTCATGCTCCACTCATTTTCTAACACTTAAAGTGAATCGAGAATGA
- a CDS encoding 4Fe-4S dicluster domain-containing protein — protein MTTNKSSFFLPYTKLQNLLQTLQDAGFSCIGPQVRDGAIVYDVLNHMQQLPWGVRDHQTPGGYQLEKISEHQAFAFANGPQAIKPLLFKSQETVWKVIRDNEGKLVFQPHPKEEQPLAIIGARSCDLAAMRIQDKVFIESKHPDPRYQKRREQLFVIAINCSYSSENCFCVSAGAGPDVSNSFDILMTEIDNGFVTRIGSKRGEAILNQLNLSKAKETQCKKANQNVENAAAMQTKRIPLDNKRGLRDLLFANLNHPRWNEVAERCLSCGNCTSVCPTCFCHSEVEKPSLDGTHSEHQREWDSCFTAGHSYLSGKTIRDDTRKRYRQWLTHKVGSWFDQFDTSGCVGCGRCVTWCPVGIDLTEELAAISGESNVRSVESD, from the coding sequence ATGACAACGAATAAGAGCAGCTTTTTTTTACCTTACACAAAACTACAAAATCTACTACAAACACTACAAGATGCTGGTTTTTCCTGCATTGGCCCTCAGGTACGTGATGGAGCCATAGTTTATGATGTGTTAAACCATATGCAACAACTACCTTGGGGAGTCCGTGATCATCAAACCCCAGGCGGGTATCAATTAGAAAAAATTAGCGAGCACCAAGCCTTCGCTTTCGCTAATGGTCCACAAGCGATCAAACCCCTTTTATTTAAATCCCAAGAAACTGTCTGGAAGGTAATACGCGATAACGAAGGAAAGCTAGTCTTTCAACCCCATCCCAAAGAAGAGCAACCTCTTGCTATTATTGGAGCCCGCTCCTGTGATTTAGCAGCAATGAGGATCCAAGACAAAGTATTTATTGAAAGCAAACACCCTGATCCTCGTTATCAAAAACGTCGTGAACAATTATTTGTAATTGCAATCAATTGTTCTTATTCTTCGGAAAATTGTTTTTGTGTTTCAGCTGGAGCAGGCCCTGACGTAAGCAATTCCTTTGATATTTTAATGACTGAAATTGACAATGGATTTGTAACCCGAATAGGAAGTAAACGAGGAGAGGCGATTCTTAACCAGTTGAATTTATCGAAAGCTAAAGAAACCCAATGCAAAAAAGCAAACCAAAATGTAGAAAACGCTGCAGCAATGCAAACGAAAAGAATACCCCTGGATAATAAGCGAGGATTACGTGATTTATTGTTTGCTAATTTAAATCATCCAAGATGGAACGAAGTAGCAGAGCGATGTTTATCTTGTGGTAATTGTACTTCGGTATGTCCAACTTGTTTTTGTCATAGTGAAGTAGAAAAACCCAGTTTAGATGGTACACATAGTGAGCACCAACGGGAGTGGGATTCGTGCTTTACTGCGGGTCATAGCTATTTAAGTGGAAAAACTATTCGTGATGATACACGTAAGCGGTATAGACAATGGCTGACTCATAAAGTTGGCAGCTGGTTCGATCAATTTGACACAAGTGGTTGTGTAGGATGCGGGCGTTGCGTTACCTGGTGCCCAGTCGGGATTGATCTCACTGAAGAATTAGCTGCAATTTCTGGAGAATCGAATGTGAGGTCTGTAGAAAGTGATTAG
- a CDS encoding uracil-DNA glycosylase: protein MSDELKHYYLQAMGIDLWKLRQSNSCQKDLSSLAKEVASCIRCPLHKTRTQTVFYRGDEKAKLMIIGEAPGFYEDQQGLPFVGKAGGLLNQMLQSVEMAEKDVYIANVLKCRPPNNRDPHLDEIAQCSSFLVRQIELIKPYLILALGRFAGQFLLNKPLSLKQLRNTIHYYNDIPFIVSYHPAYLLRNPADKKKTYTDLLTVKKLLTEKMG, encoded by the coding sequence ATGTCCGATGAATTAAAACATTATTATCTGCAAGCTATGGGGATCGATCTTTGGAAACTGCGTCAATCTAACTCGTGTCAAAAAGACCTGTCCTCATTAGCAAAAGAAGTTGCATCATGTATACGATGTCCGCTACATAAGACGCGTACACAAACAGTATTTTATCGCGGCGATGAGAAAGCCAAATTAATGATTATTGGCGAAGCCCCAGGTTTTTATGAAGATCAGCAGGGTTTGCCTTTTGTAGGGAAGGCTGGGGGGTTATTAAATCAAATGCTGCAAAGTGTTGAGATGGCTGAGAAGGATGTCTATATTGCTAATGTTTTAAAATGTAGACCTCCCAATAATCGTGATCCCCATCTGGATGAAATCGCTCAATGCAGTTCTTTTCTGGTTCGCCAAATTGAACTTATCAAACCCTATCTGATTTTGGCTTTAGGGCGTTTTGCGGGTCAATTTTTACTAAACAAGCCTCTTTCTTTGAAGCAACTGCGTAATACAATACATTATTATAATGATATCCCTTTTATAGTGAGTTACCATCCTGCATATCTTTTGCGTAATCCTGCCGATAAGAAAAAAACATATACTGATTTGTTGACAGTAAAAAAATTGCTTACGGAAAAAATGGGCTGA
- a CDS encoding sulfhydrogenase subunit delta — protein MKPCLAVHKFTSCDGCQLAFLNAGEALLSLSALVDIVHFSEAGAVNLDRPVDIAFVEGSISTPEEEIRIKKIRETSKYVITIGACATAGGIQALRNCVDAKEWISSIYASPKHIKSLNTSTPISHHVRVDWELWGCPVNSNQVLEAIRFLLSNATPLIKKDSECMECKRKGNVCVLVTKKQACMGPVTQMGCGSLCPSVGRGCYACYGPKENLNTQSLGDRFVQLGYSKETVAQKFLHINNQATAFNAAGNYFKGIKINHE, from the coding sequence ATGAAGCCATGTCTGGCAGTACATAAATTTACCTCTTGTGATGGATGTCAATTGGCATTTTTAAATGCTGGTGAAGCGTTACTGAGTTTATCTGCTTTGGTTGATATAGTTCATTTTTCAGAAGCTGGAGCAGTTAATCTTGATAGGCCAGTAGATATTGCTTTTGTTGAAGGCAGTATTTCTACTCCAGAGGAAGAGATACGGATTAAAAAAATTCGCGAAACCAGTAAATATGTGATTACTATTGGTGCCTGCGCCACTGCAGGTGGCATCCAAGCATTACGCAATTGTGTTGACGCTAAAGAATGGATAAGTAGTATTTATGCATCCCCCAAACATATAAAAAGCTTAAATACCTCAACACCAATTTCTCATCATGTTAGAGTAGATTGGGAATTATGGGGTTGTCCCGTAAATAGCAATCAAGTATTGGAAGCAATCCGCTTTTTATTATCCAATGCTACACCGCTTATCAAAAAAGACTCTGAATGCATGGAGTGTAAACGAAAAGGAAATGTTTGTGTTTTAGTAACCAAAAAACAAGCATGCATGGGACCGGTAACACAGATGGGATGCGGCTCACTTTGTCCATCAGTGGGGCGAGGTTGTTATGCTTGTTATGGTCCAAAAGAAAATTTGAACACCCAATCTTTGGGAGATCGATTTGTACAGCTTGGTTATAGTAAAGAAACTGTAGCACAAAAATTTTTACATATTAACAATCAAGCAACGGCATTTAACGCAGCGGGAAATTATTTTAAGGGGATTAAAATCAATCATGAGTAA